In Pseudomonas sp. MM213, a genomic segment contains:
- a CDS encoding sigma-54-dependent transcriptional regulator, which translates to MGYSILLVEDDEILAGNLQTYLERKDFEVTVCHSAEDALKQMNTFAPDVVLTDNSLPGMSGHDLIQKLRISAPDLKVIMMTGYGNVEDAVVAMKEGAFHYVTKPVALPELKLLLDKALATERMERTLSFYQEREAQKSGVQALIGESGPMVFLKNTIGQLLDAERRMANADLPPVLVEGETGTGKELVARALHFDGPRSKGPFIEFNCASIPSNLVESELFGHEKGAFTDAKDRRVGLVEAADGGTLFLDEVGEMDLLLQAKLLKLLEDRTIRRVGSVKERKVDLRVISATNCNLEQMVQQGKFRRDLFFRLRIISIKVPRLYTRGEDVLLLARHFLAIHGKRYGKPNLHFSEQAEELLMSYSWPGNVRELRNMLEQTVLLAQYDTIAAHQLNVCLSLVDEPVAMPEAPHNEVRPAYNGNESMNLPEVERDMVRKMLDKTDWNVTKSARLLGLSRDMLRYRIEKLGLARPDKRQW; encoded by the coding sequence ATGGGGTACAGCATTCTGCTGGTCGAGGATGACGAAATCCTCGCCGGGAATCTTCAGACCTACCTGGAACGCAAAGACTTCGAGGTGACGGTCTGCCACTCGGCTGAAGATGCGCTGAAGCAAATGAACACGTTTGCCCCGGACGTCGTACTGACCGACAACTCGTTGCCGGGCATGAGCGGTCACGATCTGATCCAGAAGCTGCGTATCAGCGCGCCGGACCTGAAAGTGATCATGATGACCGGCTACGGCAATGTCGAAGACGCCGTGGTGGCGATGAAAGAAGGCGCGTTCCATTACGTCACCAAACCGGTGGCGCTGCCGGAACTCAAGCTGTTGCTGGACAAGGCCCTGGCCACCGAGCGGATGGAGCGCACGCTGTCGTTCTATCAGGAACGCGAAGCGCAGAAGTCGGGGGTGCAGGCGTTGATCGGCGAATCGGGGCCCATGGTCTTTCTGAAAAACACCATCGGCCAGTTGCTCGACGCCGAGCGCCGGATGGCCAACGCCGATTTGCCGCCGGTGCTGGTGGAAGGCGAGACGGGCACCGGCAAGGAACTGGTGGCCCGCGCGCTGCATTTCGATGGCCCGCGCAGCAAGGGCCCGTTCATTGAATTCAACTGCGCGTCGATTCCCTCCAATCTGGTGGAGTCGGAGCTGTTCGGCCACGAGAAGGGGGCATTCACCGACGCCAAGGACCGTCGCGTCGGCCTTGTGGAAGCGGCGGATGGCGGCACCTTGTTTCTCGATGAAGTCGGGGAAATGGACCTGCTGCTGCAAGCCAAACTGCTGAAGCTGCTGGAAGACCGGACCATTCGCCGGGTCGGTTCGGTGAAGGAGCGCAAGGTTGATTTGCGGGTGATCAGCGCAACCAATTGCAACCTCGAACAAATGGTCCAGCAGGGCAAGTTCCGCCGCGACCTGTTCTTCCGTTTGCGCATCATTTCGATCAAGGTGCCGCGCCTTTATACCCGTGGCGAAGACGTCCTGTTGCTGGCCCGGCACTTCCTCGCCATCCACGGCAAACGCTATGGCAAACCGAACCTGCATTTCAGCGAACAGGCCGAAGAATTGCTCATGAGCTACAGCTGGCCGGGCAACGTGCGCGAGTTGCGCAACATGCTCGAACAAACCGTGCTGCTGGCCCAGTACGACACCATCGCCGCGCACCAGTTGAACGTCTGCCTGAGCCTGGTGGACGAGCCGGTGGCGATGCCCGAGGCGCCCCATAATGAAGTGCGCCCGGCGTACAACGGCAACGAGTCGATGAACCTGCCGGAGGTCGAGCGCGACATGGTGCGCAAGATGCTCGACAAGACCGACTGGAACGTCACCAAGTCCGCACGGCTGCTGGGTTTGAGCCGCGACATGCTGCGTTACCGGATCGAAAAACTCGGCCTCGCCCGCCCGGACAAGCGTCAGTGGTAG
- a CDS encoding sensor histidine kinase, translating into MNMPTQSLQSEEGDVRLSSRKQPFNLLRWFSLISMAVIGTVAVALGAVSTRFVITESVQRDALLTSQFIQTIALTEVRHVSIPNVRSMGELLDPRKDKDFPDVDPMARANARGEFLDHIEHLPDVILANIYAPDRMVIWSTNPALMGTTIHADEDLERAFASRTPVSTSYHDVDKTRMEQKFVSPPEFIFIENYIPLFDADGGHVTAMVEIYKEPEDLISRMERGLVLIWLATALGGGLIYLGLYWIVRRAAILLAAQQKQLITNETFVALGEMSSAVAHSLRNPLATIRSSAELALEFDNGPAHQNINDIIGQVDRMSTWVRELLQSLRPLTDEPEPVNLVAAVHDSLMAFEQQIAKACVHVVFEPKDTPMVLSQQMQLTQILNRLLANALEAMDQGGTLTVILEPTDARDVSVVVSDTGRGMNEEQRSMAFRPFFTTKQGGLGVGLVLVKRIMERCGGTVSLDSREGEGTSVRLSFQRSP; encoded by the coding sequence ATGAACATGCCCACACAATCGCTCCAGTCCGAAGAGGGCGATGTGCGCTTGAGCTCGCGAAAGCAACCGTTCAATCTGCTGCGCTGGTTTTCCCTCATCAGCATGGCGGTGATTGGTACGGTGGCGGTGGCGCTGGGGGCTGTGTCCACGCGATTTGTGATTACCGAGAGCGTGCAGCGCGATGCATTGCTGACCTCGCAGTTCATTCAGACGATTGCCTTGACCGAGGTGCGCCACGTATCAATTCCCAATGTGCGCAGCATGGGCGAGCTGCTGGACCCGCGCAAGGACAAGGATTTCCCCGATGTAGACCCGATGGCCCGCGCCAACGCCCGGGGCGAATTTCTCGATCACATCGAGCACTTGCCTGACGTGATCCTTGCCAACATCTACGCCCCCGACCGCATGGTGATCTGGTCGACCAACCCGGCATTGATGGGCACCACGATCCATGCCGACGAAGACCTTGAGCGCGCATTCGCCTCCAGGACGCCGGTGTCGACCAGTTATCACGACGTCGACAAGACACGCATGGAGCAAAAGTTCGTCTCGCCGCCGGAATTCATCTTCATCGAAAACTACATTCCGCTGTTCGATGCCGATGGCGGGCACGTCACGGCGATGGTCGAGATCTACAAGGAACCCGAAGACCTGATCAGCCGCATGGAGCGCGGTCTGGTGTTGATCTGGCTGGCCACCGCACTGGGCGGCGGGCTGATTTATCTGGGGCTGTACTGGATCGTGCGGCGTGCGGCGATCCTGTTGGCGGCGCAGCAAAAACAATTGATCACCAACGAAACCTTTGTCGCCCTGGGTGAGATGTCATCGGCGGTGGCCCACAGTTTGCGTAACCCGTTGGCGACCATTCGCTCCAGTGCCGAACTGGCGCTGGAGTTCGACAATGGCCCGGCGCACCAAAACATCAACGACATCATCGGTCAGGTCGATCGCATGTCGACGTGGGTCAGGGAATTGCTGCAATCCTTGCGCCCGCTCACCGATGAACCGGAACCGGTGAACCTGGTGGCGGCGGTGCACGACAGCCTCATGGCCTTCGAGCAGCAGATCGCCAAGGCCTGCGTTCATGTGGTGTTCGAGCCGAAGGACACGCCCATGGTCCTGAGCCAGCAGATGCAGTTGACGCAGATACTCAACCGTCTGCTGGCCAACGCGCTGGAGGCCATGGACCAGGGCGGCACGCTCACCGTCATTTTGGAGCCGACGGATGCCCGAGACGTCAGCGTGGTGGTGAGCGATACCGGCAGAGGCATGAACGAGGAACAGCGCAGCATGGCTTTCCGGCCGTTTTTCACCACCAAACAAGGCGGGCTCGGCGTCGGGCTCGTACTGGTCAAGCGGATTATGGAGCGCTGCGGCGGTACGGTGAGCCTGGACAGTCGCGAGGGCGAGGGCACAAGTGTTCGCCTGTCGTTCCAACGCAGTCCCTGA
- a CDS encoding class I SAM-dependent methyltransferase, whose translation MEMLTKEKAIASNRDAWNDSARHHKDNPEWPSLLKAVALGDFCCIDDTLRGVLEQVGVDGKDVVQLGCNNGRESLSLFALSARSVVGVDQSAAFLDQARELASRSPHAPEFVEADIHHLPSELHHRFDVALITIGVLGWMPDIGEFFRHVARTLKPGGALVVYETHPFLEMFDPESDDPFRPVTSYFRREPFVQDQPIVYEGKVEQQAATSYWFVHTLSEMFTGAIEAGLQISHFKEYPHSNREEIYDQYQQREAQLPLCFTWVGVKC comes from the coding sequence ATGGAAATGCTGACCAAAGAAAAAGCCATCGCCAGCAACCGCGATGCGTGGAATGACTCCGCCCGACACCACAAAGACAATCCCGAATGGCCGTCACTGTTGAAGGCCGTGGCACTGGGCGATTTCTGCTGCATCGACGACACGTTGCGCGGTGTGCTGGAGCAGGTTGGGGTCGACGGCAAGGACGTGGTGCAACTGGGCTGCAACAACGGCCGCGAAAGTCTTTCACTGTTTGCGCTCAGTGCCCGCAGCGTCGTCGGCGTTGACCAGTCCGCAGCGTTTCTCGATCAGGCGCGGGAACTGGCTTCCCGCTCGCCGCACGCGCCTGAATTCGTCGAGGCCGACATTCATCACCTGCCGAGTGAACTGCACCACCGGTTCGATGTGGCCCTGATCACCATCGGCGTATTGGGCTGGATGCCGGACATTGGCGAATTCTTCCGCCACGTCGCCCGCACCCTCAAGCCCGGCGGGGCGTTGGTGGTGTACGAAACCCACCCGTTCCTGGAAATGTTCGACCCCGAATCAGACGATCCCTTTCGCCCGGTCACTTCGTACTTCCGCCGCGAACCTTTCGTGCAGGACCAGCCGATCGTCTACGAAGGCAAAGTCGAACAGCAAGCCGCGACGTCCTACTGGTTCGTCCATACCCTCAGCGAGATGTTCACCGGCGCCATCGAAGCGGGGTTGCAGATCAGCCACTTCAAGGAGTATCCGCACTCCAATCGGGAGGAGATTTATGATCAGTATCAGCAGCGAGAGGCGCAATTGCCGTTGTGTTTTACGTGGGTGGGGGTGAAGTGCTGA
- a CDS encoding multicopper oxidase domain-containing protein produces MDRKALHPCKWFGLLTPLSVFVAMTLGTTSLRASPIDDEGQPPPSDPSAYYDEPADKAGALNAILTMPPANLDAFDLPAGVKGTRETPLKENVLPPAIQTSFNYPTNGKPSPLYGALPFTQQLVLFEEFGPEKLDPTTPAAQLPFPPAAIGPLPQQDPTSVARSAPPSAALDAFMRQPGLTPFPSHYSNVVDRNPWQKQIEFFLNRRIGSSAEGRPPGKGWSHQRWNEFYPQIAYKTVQSGARVNTGLRDSRQMHRYAMGEFGPGGLYYNVAGLPTTVGTAKGVDARFHPKMPVQNHKSVWTFDGTLPPKLLMVRYGQPVLMRHYNALPIDPSANMGFGLHTLSTHEHNGHQPAESDGYANAFFFPGQFYDYRWPIQLAGYDSINTTATDPRAAFPCSPGETLWTNDLIPSRKTCDNGTIKIRGDWRETMSTHWFHDHMLDFTAQNVYKGNAAMMNYYSALDRGNEAVNDGVNLRLPSGNALPWGNRDYDVNLLFADKAWDKNGQLWFNPFNTDGFLGDQVLVNWQWKPVLDVRARSYRFRMLNGSVSRYFKLALVREIKGTGGEFPGPVGSGLSYARVPFHMIANDGNIMEHAVPFDGTMDLDADGDTQNHNAILPTMGIAERFDIVVNFSKNGVKAGDKLFFVNLLVHEDGKGPEEPVALADVLSEKYKAVIRQSSKGPKWEDGDPAIGKVLQFNVKAYTGQDLAMDPAAYEPAKPGKAEGLVMIPLKIHRDNVADKALLAKARHRTFTFGRSDGTDSAPWTIKTDGGFGFRMDPRRLNVSTKLASGPTDAGVTGFGTLEVWNIKLGGEGWSHPVHVHFEEGIILSRGGKLPPEWEKWARKDVYRIGPEKDGLDSVEIAIHFREFAGTYMEHCHNTQHEDNSMLLRWDVEKPGQLQLMPVPLPSWDGVRYVNSAALPTFRTGDGYGPQVVIKP; encoded by the coding sequence ATGGACAGAAAAGCGCTGCACCCCTGCAAATGGTTTGGTCTCCTGACGCCCCTTAGCGTTTTTGTGGCCATGACGCTCGGCACAACGAGCCTGCGCGCCAGCCCGATCGACGACGAGGGGCAGCCGCCACCTTCCGACCCTTCGGCGTATTACGACGAGCCGGCTGACAAGGCAGGTGCCTTGAACGCCATTTTGACCATGCCCCCCGCCAACCTGGATGCCTTCGACTTGCCGGCTGGCGTCAAAGGCACCCGAGAGACCCCGCTCAAGGAAAACGTCCTTCCGCCGGCGATACAGACCAGCTTCAATTACCCTACCAACGGCAAACCCAGCCCGTTGTACGGTGCTCTGCCGTTCACCCAGCAACTGGTGCTGTTCGAAGAGTTCGGTCCGGAAAAACTCGACCCCACCACCCCGGCGGCACAGTTGCCGTTTCCACCGGCCGCCATCGGCCCGCTGCCGCAACAGGATCCCACCAGCGTCGCTCGCAGCGCTCCGCCGAGTGCGGCGCTCGACGCTTTCATGCGGCAACCCGGACTGACCCCGTTTCCCAGCCATTATTCCAACGTGGTCGACCGCAACCCTTGGCAGAAGCAGATCGAATTTTTCCTCAACCGGCGTATCGGTTCGTCGGCTGAAGGCCGTCCACCAGGAAAAGGCTGGTCGCACCAGCGCTGGAACGAGTTTTACCCGCAGATCGCCTACAAGACTGTGCAATCCGGCGCACGGGTGAATACCGGGTTGCGTGACAGTCGTCAGATGCACCGCTATGCCATGGGCGAGTTTGGCCCCGGTGGCCTCTATTACAATGTGGCTGGCCTGCCGACGACCGTAGGCACCGCCAAAGGCGTCGATGCGCGTTTTCACCCGAAAATGCCGGTGCAGAACCACAAATCGGTCTGGACCTTCGACGGCACCTTGCCACCGAAATTGCTCATGGTGCGTTACGGACAACCCGTGCTGATGCGCCATTACAACGCCTTGCCGATCGACCCGTCGGCGAACATGGGTTTTGGTCTGCACACCCTCAGCACCCACGAACACAATGGTCACCAACCGGCGGAAAGCGACGGTTATGCCAACGCATTTTTCTTCCCCGGGCAATTCTACGACTATCGCTGGCCGATCCAGTTGGCTGGCTACGACAGCATCAACACCACGGCTACAGACCCGCGTGCAGCTTTTCCGTGCTCGCCGGGCGAAACCCTGTGGACCAACGACCTCATCCCCAGCCGCAAGACCTGCGACAACGGCACGATCAAGATCCGTGGCGACTGGCGCGAAACCATGAGCACCCACTGGTTTCACGACCACATGCTCGATTTCACCGCGCAGAACGTCTACAAGGGCAACGCGGCGATGATGAACTACTACAGCGCCCTGGACCGTGGCAATGAAGCGGTGAATGACGGCGTCAACCTGCGTTTACCCAGTGGCAACGCCTTGCCTTGGGGCAACCGCGACTACGACGTCAACCTGCTGTTTGCCGATAAAGCGTGGGACAAGAACGGTCAACTGTGGTTTAACCCGTTCAATACCGACGGCTTCCTCGGTGATCAGGTGCTGGTCAACTGGCAGTGGAAACCGGTCCTGGATGTGCGCGCCCGCAGCTATCGGTTCCGCATGCTCAATGGCTCGGTGTCGCGCTACTTCAAACTGGCGCTGGTGCGCGAAATCAAGGGCACCGGCGGCGAGTTCCCAGGGCCTGTCGGGTCAGGCTTGTCGTACGCCCGTGTGCCGTTCCACATGATTGCCAACGACGGCAACATCATGGAACACGCCGTGCCATTCGACGGCACCATGGACCTGGATGCCGACGGCGATACTCAAAATCACAACGCGATCCTGCCAACCATGGGTATCGCCGAGCGTTTCGACATCGTCGTCAACTTCTCGAAAAACGGGGTCAAGGCGGGCGACAAGCTGTTCTTCGTCAACCTGCTGGTGCACGAAGACGGCAAGGGCCCGGAAGAACCCGTCGCCCTGGCTGACGTGCTGTCCGAGAAGTACAAGGCCGTCATCAGGCAATCCAGCAAGGGGCCGAAGTGGGAGGACGGTGATCCGGCGATAGGCAAAGTGTTGCAATTCAACGTCAAGGCCTACACCGGTCAGGACCTGGCCATGGACCCGGCGGCCTATGAACCGGCCAAACCGGGCAAGGCTGAAGGCCTGGTGATGATCCCGCTGAAAATTCACCGCGATAATGTGGCCGACAAGGCGCTGCTGGCCAAGGCCCGTCATCGCACCTTCACCTTCGGTCGTTCCGACGGCACCGATTCGGCGCCCTGGACAATCAAGACCGACGGCGGTTTCGGTTTCAGAATGGACCCTCGTCGGCTGAACGTCTCGACCAAACTGGCCTCTGGCCCGACCGATGCCGGCGTCACGGGCTTCGGTACGCTGGAAGTGTGGAACATCAAGCTCGGCGGCGAGGGCTGGAGCCACCCGGTTCACGTGCACTTCGAGGAGGGGATCATCCTCAGTCGCGGCGGCAAGCTACCACCGGAATGGGAAAAATGGGCACGTAAGGACGTGTACCGCATCGGTCCGGAAAAGGACGGCCTGGACAGCGTCGAGATTGCGATCCACTTCCGCGAATTCGCCGGGACGTACATGGAGCACTGCCACAACACTCAACATGAGGACAACTCCATGCTGTTGCGTTGGGACGTTGAGAAACCGGGGCAACTGCAATTGATGCCGGTTCCGCTGCCGAGCTGGGATGGTGTGCGCTACGTGAACTCTGCTGCACTGCCAACCTTCCGCACCGGCGATGGCTACGGCCCACAAGTGGTGATCAAGCCATGA
- a CDS encoding sensor histidine kinase has translation MQILEQQKVPAPSNLPAGECTSWRGEFNLLRWFSFASFLIIAAVAAGLGYISTRFVVEESIERDSMLTAQFIQAIGAAEIRHASISPERTMGEMLDSRLDNAHPDVNPGARAAARIEFLDHVANLPDLLLATVYAQDRTVVWSTNPELIGVRIEDDDELDESFEMKEPVSTSYHEVDEERPEQKLLHEPQYLFVENYIPMFNADKSKVIAMVEVYKEPTDLVERIQRGFKAIWLATVLGGAAIYLGLFWIVRRAAKLIESQQKQLIANETFVALGEMSSAVAHSLRNPLANIRSSAELAQEIASQSAQKNIGDIINQVDRMSRWVRELLVSLRPVNDDYETVDLVLAIDDTLSAFDALIKRSGVEVRFTPQVCPPVVSQQVLLTQILNSLFANALEAMPKGGVLSIDIESPQSGLLRMTLSDTGKGMTKQQQQMVFKPFFTTKQGGLGVGLALVKRIMERFEGSVELTSQEQEGTRVCLNFKVATGGEYGVQHSAGRG, from the coding sequence ATGCAGATACTCGAACAACAAAAAGTACCTGCTCCGTCGAACCTTCCGGCGGGGGAATGCACGAGCTGGCGTGGCGAATTCAATCTGCTGCGCTGGTTTTCCTTTGCCAGTTTTTTGATCATTGCCGCCGTGGCGGCGGGGCTGGGGTACATCTCCACCCGTTTCGTGGTGGAGGAGAGCATCGAACGCGATTCCATGCTGACCGCGCAATTTATCCAGGCCATCGGTGCTGCCGAAATCCGCCACGCATCGATTTCCCCGGAAAGAACCATGGGCGAAATGCTCGATTCTCGCCTGGATAACGCCCATCCCGACGTGAACCCGGGCGCACGTGCTGCGGCGCGCATCGAGTTTCTCGATCATGTGGCAAACCTGCCGGACCTGCTGTTGGCCACGGTGTATGCCCAGGATCGCACCGTGGTCTGGTCGACCAACCCGGAGCTGATCGGCGTACGCATCGAAGACGACGATGAACTGGACGAATCTTTCGAAATGAAGGAGCCCGTTTCCACCAGCTACCACGAAGTCGATGAAGAACGTCCCGAACAAAAACTGTTGCACGAGCCCCAGTACCTGTTCGTTGAAAACTACATCCCGATGTTCAACGCCGACAAAAGCAAAGTCATCGCCATGGTCGAGGTCTACAAGGAGCCTACTGATCTGGTTGAACGTATCCAGCGCGGTTTCAAGGCCATCTGGCTGGCCACCGTGCTCGGTGGTGCCGCCATCTACTTGGGGCTGTTCTGGATTGTGCGGCGTGCGGCGAAGCTGATCGAGAGTCAGCAGAAACAGCTGATCGCCAACGAAACCTTCGTCGCGCTGGGGGAAATGTCTTCGGCCGTGGCCCACAGTTTGCGCAACCCGCTGGCGAACATTCGCTCCAGCGCCGAACTGGCCCAGGAAATCGCCAGTCAGAGCGCGCAGAAGAACATCGGCGACATCATCAACCAGGTCGATCGCATGTCGCGCTGGGTTCGCGAGTTGCTGGTGTCGTTGCGGCCGGTGAATGACGACTACGAAACCGTGGACCTGGTGCTGGCCATCGACGACACCCTGAGTGCCTTTGACGCGCTGATCAAGCGCTCCGGTGTCGAAGTCCGGTTCACGCCGCAGGTTTGCCCACCGGTCGTCAGCCAACAGGTGCTGCTCACGCAAATTCTCAATAGCCTGTTCGCCAATGCCCTGGAAGCCATGCCCAAGGGCGGCGTGCTGAGCATCGATATCGAGTCGCCGCAGTCCGGACTCTTGCGCATGACCCTGAGCGACACCGGCAAGGGCATGACCAAACAGCAGCAACAAATGGTTTTCAAACCGTTTTTCACCACCAAACAAGGCGGGTTGGGTGTGGGCCTGGCCCTGGTCAAAAGAATAATGGAGCGTTTTGAAGGTTCGGTCGAACTGACCAGCCAGGAGCAGGAAGGAACCCGCGTTTGTCTGAACTTCAAAGTGGCAACGGGAGGGGAATATGGGGTACAGCATTCTGCTGGTCGAGGATGA
- a CDS encoding SCO family protein, producing the protein MTLHTPRSRALGMHLILVLVTFLLASQVLLAHEGALSPSPTESATPWGRDYFPNTLLTDQDGRQVRFFDDMIKGKVVVINFIFTTCSDSCPLETARLRQVQQLLGPRVGQDIFFYSISIDPLSDTPEVLKAYAQRFKVGPGWQFLTGEFEAVTDLRKKLGLFIEGVDNGRSKDHNLSLIVGNQGTGRWMKASPFENPWILADQLANTLQNWKQPSVEENYADAPEIRPPSNGEELFRTRCASCHSLGPQDGQGIGMRAIGPDLIGVTRVRDPAWLNRWIREPDRMLAEKDPIALELFQRFDKIPMPNLRLDEKAAQSIIDFLQEETDRQQSLQAAQVP; encoded by the coding sequence ATGACACTGCACACGCCGCGCTCCCGCGCACTGGGCATGCACCTGATTCTGGTACTGGTGACGTTTTTGCTGGCCAGCCAGGTGCTGCTCGCTCATGAAGGCGCACTGTCGCCGTCGCCGACGGAATCGGCGACACCCTGGGGGCGCGATTACTTTCCCAACACCTTGCTGACCGACCAGGACGGTCGGCAGGTGCGTTTTTTCGATGACATGATCAAAGGCAAAGTGGTGGTGATCAACTTCATCTTCACCACGTGCAGCGATTCCTGCCCGCTGGAAACCGCGCGCCTGCGCCAGGTGCAGCAGTTGTTGGGGCCCCGGGTCGGCCAGGATATTTTTTTCTACTCGATCAGCATCGATCCTTTGAGCGATACACCCGAGGTGCTCAAGGCCTACGCGCAGCGCTTCAAAGTCGGGCCGGGCTGGCAGTTCCTCACCGGGGAGTTCGAGGCCGTCACCGACCTGCGCAAAAAGCTCGGGCTGTTTATCGAGGGCGTCGACAACGGTCGCAGCAAGGACCACAACCTGAGCCTGATCGTCGGCAACCAGGGCACCGGTCGCTGGATGAAAGCCTCACCGTTCGAGAACCCATGGATCCTCGCCGATCAGTTGGCCAATACCTTGCAGAACTGGAAGCAACCCAGTGTTGAAGAAAATTATGCCGATGCGCCCGAGATCCGCCCGCCGAGCAACGGCGAAGAGTTGTTTCGCACCCGTTGCGCCTCGTGCCACAGCCTCGGGCCGCAAGACGGGCAGGGCATCGGCATGCGCGCCATCGGCCCGGACCTGATCGGCGTAACCCGCGTGCGCGATCCCGCCTGGCTCAATCGCTGGATCCGAGAACCGGATCGCATGCTGGCCGAAAAAGACCCGATTGCGCTGGAACTGTTTCAACGCTTCGACAAAATCCCGATGCCAAACCTGCGCCTTGATGAGAAAGCGGCGCAGTCCATCATTGATTTTTTGCAGGAGGAAACCGATCGTCAGCAATCGTTGCAAGCGGCGCAGGTGCCATAG
- a CDS encoding ABC transporter ATP-binding protein translates to MLSVQGVFKSYATPQGPLSVLQGVDLTLKSGSSLALMGESGSGKSTLLHLIAGLDKVDSGSIRSGEHQLERMSEGQLANWRRTEIGLVFQQFNLIGSLRVEDNLAFQARLAGRHDARWQAHLVKRLGLGDVLRRYPEQLSGGQQQRVALGRALASQPKLLLADEPTGSLDEATSDEVLKLLLELLDDSPTTLLMVTHSPRVAARLAEKVVLHRGRLAGADEH, encoded by the coding sequence ATGCTTTCGGTCCAAGGCGTTTTCAAAAGCTACGCCACTCCGCAAGGTCCGCTGTCGGTGCTGCAAGGTGTCGACCTGACGCTGAAATCCGGCAGCAGCCTGGCGCTGATGGGCGAGTCGGGCAGCGGCAAAAGTACCTTGCTGCATTTGATCGCCGGGCTGGACAAGGTCGATAGCGGCAGCATCCGCAGTGGTGAACATCAGCTTGAACGGATGAGTGAAGGGCAACTGGCGAACTGGCGACGCACCGAAATCGGCCTGGTGTTCCAGCAGTTCAACCTGATCGGCAGTTTGCGCGTGGAGGACAATCTGGCGTTCCAGGCGCGGCTGGCGGGGCGGCATGATGCGCGCTGGCAGGCGCATCTGGTCAAGCGTCTGGGCCTGGGCGATGTGTTGCGGCGTTATCCCGAGCAGTTGTCCGGCGGCCAGCAACAGCGAGTCGCGCTGGGCCGGGCGCTGGCATCGCAACCCAAATTGCTGCTGGCCGATGAACCCACCGGCAGCCTCGATGAAGCCACCAGCGATGAAGTGCTGAAGTTGTTGCTGGAACTGCTCGACGACAGTCCGACGACGTTGTTGATGGTCACTCACAGCCCGAGAGTGGCCGCGCGCCTGGCTGAAAAAGTAGTGCTGCACCGTGGCCGTCTGGCTGGCGCGGACGAGCACTGA